In the Candidatus Obscuribacterales bacterium genome, TGTCCTAGCTGCGATCGCAGCCCTAGCCTACCTTGCCGCGCGATCGCTCTATCCAGTTTTTTACATTTTGGATCTACCCTGGGCGCGATCGATGATGTTTGGCGTGGGCAATTTGGGGATCATCACCCTATTCGTGATCAGCTTGCGCAGCCTAGGATCCTAAACTATCCGGTCAACAACCATTCGGTCCAAGAGGACAACCTCTCCGGTACTATAAACCTGTAGCCTCCTGATGAACCATCAGGGGCATTGTTGCATTGAGAACAGCTCAGCGAGATTATGGCTTCCAATCTATCCTTTGACATTGTCAGCGACTTTGACCACCAGGAAATGGTCAATGCAGTAGACCAAGCCATGCGAGAAATTCGCACCCGGTATGACCTCAAGGATACGAAGACCGAGATGGATCTAGGAGAGGATCTGCTTACGATTACCACCGACAGCGACTTCACCCTGCAGTCGATTCACATGGTGCTGCAAACCAAGGCCGTGAAGCGGGGGCTATCGCTGAAAATTTTTGACTACGGCTCGGTTGAATCCTCAAGCGGTAATCGCGTGCGGCAAGAGATCAAGCTGCAGCGAGGCATTGATAAAGAACTGGGCAAAAAACTGTCGAAGATCATTCGCGACGAGTTCAAAAAAGTGCAGGCCGCCCTGCAAGGCGACTTAGTCCGGGTCTCGGCCAAATCAAAAGATGACCTGCAACTGGTCATGCAGCGGCTCCGCCAGGAAGATTTGCCGGTTGAACTCCAGTTTGTGAATTATCGGTAGCATCTCCCAACCCTAGCCTCCCGGCGAGACAGTGCGGTGTTCTGCGTCTGAGACGATGTGCGTTGGTACGCTAAAGTTCCAGGGTCGCTAGACCCAGATACCTGATCCCGGCTGGCGTCACATCAAAGCGGCAGGGCAAAATCTCCACCCCGGCAGCGATCGCCGCCCGTAGAAGCTGACCGTAGGTGGGATCGGCCACATCACCGGGGGAAAAGCGATCGCAGTCGCCCCGGTTGATGAAATAGAGCATGACGGGGCGAGCCGTCTCGGCGATATGGATGAGTTCCCGCAAATGTTTCTGCCCGCGCGTGGTCACCGTATCGGGAAACAGGGCTAGGCTCCCCTGCACCCAGGTGGTATTTTTCACCTCAATATAGAGGGGGCGATCGCCCTCCGTCGGCTGCAGAACAAAATCGATGCGGCTTTTGCCATCTATACCGTAGGGCACCTCGGGGCGAATCTCTGTGTAGTCGCCTAGTTCAGCCAATCCGCGCTGTTCCAACAGCGATCGCACCACCCGATTTGGCAGCCCCGTATTCACCCCCACCCAGGTGGGCACCGTATCCTCCACCTCAATCAACTCCCAGGTGTAGGCCAGCTTGCGCTTAGGATTATCGCTTTTCGACACCTGCACCCGGTTACCCGGCACATAGACCCCGGTCATCGGGCCCGTATTGGGGCAATGGGCCGTCACCACCTCGCCACTATCCAGCTCGACGTCAGCAAAGAAACGTTTGTAACGGTTGATTAACCGCCCAGACAACAGCGGCGGGTAAGGATAAAACCAATCGATAACCATTCTGGCTCGGGGATCTAGAAAAGACACAACATCCAAGTCCAGTACGGCGCACTGGCTTTCAGAGTATGCCGTGATTGCACCAGCGCGTCAACTAGACGAGTTCACCCCAGACGCGATCGCCCCTGCCACCTGATCCCCGCAGGGTGGGGGTAACAGCGGTTACAAAACCATGACAACTGCTCTGTTACGCTTGTGAACGCAACTTCAAACAAGTATTTACCGTGGGCGCTGTTTGCATCCAGATTGTTGAAGGAAACCCTCATTTGCGATCGCTACTCGGTTGGCATTTGCAACAAACAGGGTATTGGGTTTACCAGTCGGCGGATCTCCATCAAGCCCGCGAGACATTTCAGACCAGGCAACCCAATCTCGTGGTGCTTGACTCTGAATTGCCTGGCGGTGACGGACTCGACTTTTGCCGATGGCTACAGAGCCAGCAGCAGGCATTTGTCTTGATGTTATCAGCCCGCACGACTGAATCAGATATTGTGACGGGGTTACGGGCAGGGGCAGATGACTATCTGACCAAGCCATTTGGAATGCAGGAATTTTTGGCCCGGGTAGACGCCTTGTCGCGCCGTAGCCGTATGGTCTCTGCTCCTGACTCCCTCAACTACGGAGAGCTAAAAATTGATTTAATTCATCGCCGCGTGCGCTTGAATGAAGAATCGATTGAGCTAACCCCTCAAGAGTTTAGTTTACTCTATGTTCTAGCCCAAGCTGGGGGCCTACCCCTGAGCCGGACAGAACTGCTGCGGCGGGCCTGGCCCGATGCCATCGATAACCATCGCACGGTGGATACCCATGTCCTTTCCCTGCGCAAGAAAATTGAGGTTGATCCCCGTCAGCCCAATTTAATTCAAACCGTACGGAATGTAGGCTACCGGTTTAACGTGGACGTGCTATCCCACGATCGCCCAACATCGATTAACGCCGCTAGCCATAACCACGGCACCACTCATAGTACGAGCGATCGTCCCTTATTTAACCATCGTCCGATCGCCAATGAGCATCCTTTTCCACGACTAGCAGAACGCTAAGCCCTAGTCATATTCAGCCTGCCATGGCTAGGAGATATCCATGTCCATGGGAAGGTAGCAGGCCAATCGCGATCGCCCGGCAGACTCAAGGTTAGACGTTTGGGCAGAATTAGCCGACGGTGTTTCGAGTAACTCCAGCCGTCCATTCATCCTGTCTAACAAAATTTGACACATCATCAGCGCCATGCCCACCGACACCGGTAGACGCGGACTGCCAGGCTGGAATCGTGATGGGCTTAGGGGCAGGGGCGTTTGGTTGCGAATACCCTGCAAAATCTGATGCATTAAGCGTTCTGGCGGAGGGCTAGCATTCATAAAATCCAAGGGTTCTCGCCAAGCGCTGGACGGACGATAGTCATCAATCCAGATTTCAACCTGCTGCTTGTCTGGTTGGGGATGAATGGAGACATGAATCGTTCCCTCCTCCATCAGCATAATCGGCATGTCGATCAGCATCACCAAGACCTGCTGTAGTCGCCGAGGATCTGCCTGTACCCAGATCTCTGGATCTACAGCATCCACCGAGAGACGAAGGTTTCGGTTCTTGGCCAGTAGGTTAGTTAAGGCGTAGGCTTCATCCAGCACGGTTGCAAGCTGCACACTTTGCAACGACTGTTGGGCACTGCCATACTCTGTCTTCGAGACCAAAATTAGACTATCCAGCAACGCCAAGAGCTTTTGAGTAGCCCCATAGGCTTGATTGATACAGTCGCGTTCCTCGTCGTGATCTTCACATAGATCCGTCAGAATCAGTTGATGCAGACTGATAATCGAACTGAGGGGCGATCGCAGTTCATGGGACGTACGCGCCAAAAAGCCAGCTCGGAACTGGCTCATCTCCGCTGAGAGGTAGTAGGCCAGCAGCGCTTCCTGCACCGCTTGATGGATGACCACATCAGGACGACTAGCCTCTACATCCGAGCGATGTATCTCCACTTGCTCAGGCTGGCCAGATTGGGGACGTTCGAGCAAACGCGAAAGCTGGGGGCGTGTGATCAGCCCGACACCAATGCCAACCATCAGAAATACCCAAGAAGTGAAGCCCATAGCCAAGTTAAAAATCTGACAAGGTAAGTGAACAGGAGCGGTAGGACAGAGAAATGTGATGTAGATACACAGAGGTAAGGCGATCGAAACGCCTCGATCTTAGCCTGACCCAACCCAGTCGTGATGAACCATGAGCTCTATGGAGAATCCTGGGATCCTGCAGCGACTTGGCTGTATGGAGATGCTATGGCGCTAGTTACATGGGTTAGGAGATCCAGAAACCCTGACAACATTCAAAGGTTTGAACGTTCGATCTAGGCCATGTCTCAACCAGACTGACCAAAGCTATATTACTGATAATCAACGAGCAGATGTTGTTACGACAACGGTAAGGTAGCGGAGATTTAGGTGATGATTGCAGCAAATGAGGACGTGTCCTGGCATAGCTACGCTCCCTCACAATGACACATGCTGTTTTCAACATTACCTCAGCATGGATAAAACGCAGCCAGTTGTCTCGCCGTCTTGCCTCCCTCTACGGTGTATCAGCGTGATCTAAAGCAGACGCATCGTCTATGTGACATGGAAGTCTTGCGTTGGGCGATCGCCCCGGTCATCTCGCATCCAGGCTAACACTAGCCTATAGGTAGATCGAGATCATCTGCTCCCACAATGATGTTCATGTCGGCAATGTTCATGTCAGCGACTACCCAGGAGACTGGCCAATCGCCCAAAAGGTTTCGGAGCCAGCATCATCGTAGCGATTGCCAGGCAAGCTGCGCCGCGCCGACCATACCGGCCTGATTGCCCAACTGGGCCGTCAACACCTGCAGCCCTTGCCGTGAACTTGGCAGCACCCGCTGCTCTAGCTCCGCCTGCATACTGGGAAAAAAGAAAGGGGCGCTAGCACTGACACCGCCGCCAATAATCACCGCTTCTGGCGTTAGTACATAGAGCAAACTGGCTAACCCTGCCCCCAGATCTCGTCCGTAGGCTTGCCAAAAGGCGATCGCTTCACCATCACCCTCGGCTGCCCGTCGTCCCAGCTCATCGGGCTCTAGCCCCGTGCGGCGGCGGATAGCCTGAACGGAAGCATATTGCTCCAGGGAGCCGCGATTACCGCTGTTGCAGGGCGGCCCATCGGGGTTGAGGGTAATCAATCCTAGTTCCCCAGCCGCCCCTTGGTGACCGACAAAGAGGTGACCGTTGAGAATAATTGCGCCACCCACCCCCGTGCCCAAGGTGAGCACAATCAAGTTGGCAATACCCCGCCCGGCCCCCAGCCAGGCTTCCCCCAGCCCGGCACAGTTGGCATCGTTGGCTAAGACTGTCAGTCGTCCGGTGCGTGCTTCCAGCCAATCCGCCAAGGGCACATTCTGCCAGCCCGCTAGATTGATCGCCACCTTCGCCACCCGGCCTGCGGCATCGGCCGGCCCCGGTGTGCCGAGACCGATCGCCCCGCACTGATAGTCGGGATCTAGGGTCGCGATCGCCCCCACCAAGGCTTCCAGCACCGCC is a window encoding:
- a CDS encoding HAMP domain-containing sensor histidine kinase, encoding MGFTSWVFLMVGIGVGLITRPQLSRLLERPQSGQPEQVEIHRSDVEASRPDVVIHQAVQEALLAYYLSAEMSQFRAGFLARTSHELRSPLSSIISLHQLILTDLCEDHDEERDCINQAYGATQKLLALLDSLILVSKTEYGSAQQSLQSVQLATVLDEAYALTNLLAKNRNLRLSVDAVDPEIWVQADPRRLQQVLVMLIDMPIMLMEEGTIHVSIHPQPDKQQVEIWIDDYRPSSAWREPLDFMNASPPPERLMHQILQGIRNQTPLPLSPSRFQPGSPRLPVSVGMALMMCQILLDRMNGRLELLETPSANSAQTSNLESAGRSRLACYLPMDMDIS
- a CDS encoding response regulator transcription factor yields the protein MGAVCIQIVEGNPHLRSLLGWHLQQTGYWVYQSADLHQARETFQTRQPNLVVLDSELPGGDGLDFCRWLQSQQQAFVLMLSARTTESDIVTGLRAGADDYLTKPFGMQEFLARVDALSRRSRMVSAPDSLNYGELKIDLIHRRVRLNEESIELTPQEFSLLYVLAQAGGLPLSRTELLRRAWPDAIDNHRTVDTHVLSLRKKIEVDPRQPNLIQTVRNVGYRFNVDVLSHDRPTSINAASHNHGTTHSTSDRPLFNHRPIANEHPFPRLAER
- a CDS encoding ROK family protein, which encodes MSSQHGAIAHDVITPAHHGPYPATKTRKTVGQTSSIQQVFGIDLGGTAIKLGCFDRQGTCDRSLTIPTPQPATPEAVLEALVGAIATLDPDYQCGAIGLGTPGPADAAGRVAKVAINLAGWQNVPLADWLEARTGRLTVLANDANCAGLGEAWLGAGRGIANLIVLTLGTGVGGAIILNGHLFVGHQGAAGELGLITLNPDGPPCNSGNRGSLEQYASVQAIRRRTGLEPDELGRRAAEGDGEAIAFWQAYGRDLGAGLASLLYVLTPEAVIIGGGVSASAPFFFPSMQAELEQRVLPSSRQGLQVLTAQLGNQAGMVGAAQLAWQSLR
- the sfsA gene encoding DNA/RNA nuclease SfsA, coding for MVIDWFYPYPPLLSGRLINRYKRFFADVELDSGEVVTAHCPNTGPMTGVYVPGNRVQVSKSDNPKRKLAYTWELIEVEDTVPTWVGVNTGLPNRVVRSLLEQRGLAELGDYTEIRPEVPYGIDGKSRIDFVLQPTEGDRPLYIEVKNTTWVQGSLALFPDTVTTRGQKHLRELIHIAETARPVMLYFINRGDCDRFSPGDVADPTYGQLLRAAIAAGVEILPCRFDVTPAGIRYLGLATLEL
- a CDS encoding YajQ family cyclic di-GMP-binding protein; its protein translation is MASNLSFDIVSDFDHQEMVNAVDQAMREIRTRYDLKDTKTEMDLGEDLLTITTDSDFTLQSIHMVLQTKAVKRGLSLKIFDYGSVESSSGNRVRQEIKLQRGIDKELGKKLSKIIRDEFKKVQAALQGDLVRVSAKSKDDLQLVMQRLRQEDLPVELQFVNYR